The proteins below come from a single Megachile rotundata isolate GNS110a unplaced genomic scaffold, iyMegRotu1 scaffold0229, whole genome shotgun sequence genomic window:
- the sif gene encoding guanine nucleotide exchange factor still life isoform X9, producing MGNKLSCSCAPLIKKAYRYEDSPWQAGARGVMGGSGGRRGDTGHLLRCGSLRERKRLWAEVFHVSASGAGTVKWQQVSEDLVPVNITCIQDSPECVFHITAYNSQVDKILDVRLVQPGTRIGQASECFVYWKDTMTNDTWGLNFTSPIDAKQFRECCSPSFKISRKASSSYSLKLEPPNKQKNKPRRKPLSTPASPSRSREPQCTCMTPEQFARLRNQEARYRGFSGTSTLPRTMARSTEMEMTPAREKITAATSSASLYDNVNNANATPGKTPKAAGESTKQKEKQNETCQTTPKTANVGIETVTVGSQIDSPEEKGASSISPKKSQKQSQDTSTQQNGGETLKSEGTQAGGTLQNKSLRKEQLHHTKSADYTDLEMQNGNIFNIVNNNHGGKKSKSKSTDDMRIENAQNGGISLDSNTLKRMLKPMSSIDSPVTSPEMTRKRHSHHSYHYHPSNNNQKYVMQETDNENYAHPYRAPPYTNKFQASRSVHDIGRQYAGGRGRTYLDSERNRCTGDVSPPSDNVIFDNQCYATTPSSSNGNSDMEQPTHCNSRRCNGGQTYQQQSMQSVSTPGSPTSRLLLEYEMHLRNTLAQGMDAESYSLRTFEALLTQSMENLEFAENIPSNVQRTPHVSRRRSVSNKSSTLPLSYRYCNERQNSKDRDGYYSDRNEIIREKRERDRERERERERERDIDRDRGYLSDYNSRCASCIGESARAQWFRHSDGWQSGSSTLGSGASSSINPSYSGHKRESPWDSLPSLRHEGSLNDSGYKSNRTDSLEQRGTFDRQDSVRSDYMSDRDGRYGIVQQASLESTDSRLCYLTSSEMSDDDRMSLTTAVSDDDDGESVINSPYRGKQTGTAAASFNCTGAVRKAGFLSVKKWLLRKKHQIELARKRGWKGYWVCLKGTTLLFYPCDSQESRAMEAAPKHLIIVDGAIMQPIPEHPKRDYIFCLSTAFGDAYLFQAPCQVELENWVNSIHSACAAAFARHRGKTGTLHLLQEEIFRLEKAIESDHKLKHMADLQQSVVSDAETKQQINNQIVQWEENLERLHCEQFRLRCYMASLQSGELPNPKSLLTHVSRATKQTLNKLGVFTVSSFHAFICARSPSLLNNLLAGRGATKRRPPLLSRSNSGSSRRSLQISSRDDEKTVKVCVPENQLVSVFLRDAMTVEEFLASACNRKNLNPMEHFVRVKKRRDMEDHNYFVPHRTDLIETYLHTHEIVEVCAKILYQVELQRNTLEQMWGFSVEAELIENSDRQDELCCYVSRVEDKSVAMQNDEGNQALQEFLQARNPRQQHSSTLESYLIKPIQRIVKYPLLLQQLGNLTDERSEERQHLIEAFKGMEKVAEHINEMQRIHEEYGAIFDHLFRQHQKSCKQPIDLSPGDLLYYGGVDWLNISDFLGKIKKGLELHAMCFVFKSAVVFLCKERLRQKKKLMGVSMKANSSEVEIIRYQVLIPVTEVQVRASSAKDMESHFLWELIHLRSQLQRRSEKVYVLSNSTTEFRNAFLRTIRQIIRESVRNMSIPSTRQNLSQPPITISPRMSTGHVEKFEKQTTSQGQSNGGNTTGGGVSVSVAPSVVTSSKKTVKPQLLPTSHNIKRKYSQSKQTMEHESSEDKDAEDSNTVNQQQTVFRSRSKTISDTSGEVKVEMDSGTKSEGEEDSQAFLGEKKANLGRTPNHLTLSTTSTISAGSTGSQARLIQSSHQPENYQPITVKELGSPIWKPRELPSLGESTTLPRKGKSASEFGDITSSHSASRKSLIEINNCAQQSNCNNHV from the exons ATGGGCAATAAGTTATCTTGCAGTTGCGCTCCTCTTATCAAAAAAGCGTATCGTTACGAAGATTCTCCATGGCAAGCTGGGGCTAGGGGAGTAATGGGCGGCAGCGGAGGTCGCAGGGGTGACACTGGCCACTTGCTCAGGTGCGGAAGCTTAAGAGAAAGGAAGAG GCTGTGGGCGGAAGTGTTCCACGTGAGTGCCAGCGGCGCAGGAACGGTAAAGTGGCAGCAGGTCTCCGAAGACTTAGTTCCTGTAAATATCACGTGCATCCAGGATTCGCCGGAATGTGTCTTTCACATTACCGCGTACAACAGTCAAGTGGACAAAATCTTGGACGTGCGGTTGGTTCAACCAG GAACACGTATCGGCCAAGCATCCGAGTGTTTCGTTTACTGGAAGGATACCATGACCAACGATACGTGGGGACTGAATTTTACCTCACCGATAGATGCCAAACAGTTCCGAGAATGTTGC TCACCGTCGTTCAAGATTTCAAGGAAAGCGTCCTCTTCTTACTCGTTGAAGCTCGAACCACCGAACAAACAGAAGAATAAACCACGGAGGAAGCCGCTGTCGACGCCAGCCTCTCCTAGCAGATCCAGGGAACCTCAATGTACTTGTATGACACCGGAACAGTTCGCTAGGCTTCGGAATCAAGAAGCCAGATACCGAGGTTTTAGCG GTACGTCCACTCTTCCGAGAACTATGGCACGATCCACGGAGATGGAGATGACTCCGGCTCGCGAGAAAATAACCGCGGCTACGTCCAGCGCTTCTCTTTACGATAACGTGAACAACGCGAACGCGACACCGGGGAAGACGCCAAAGGCCGCTGGTGAATCGACCAAACAGAAAGAGAAACAGAACGAAACGTGTCAGACTACGCCGAAAACGGCGAACGTCGGCATCGAAACGGTCACCGTTGGATCGCAA ATCGATAGTCCGGAGGAGAAAGGAGCATCGTCGATCTCGCCGAAAAAGTCCCAGAAACAAAGCCAAGATACGTCTACTCAGCAAAACGGTGGTGAAACGTTGAAATCGGAAGGTACCCAGGCCGGTGGTACGTTACAGAACAAATCGTTACGAAAGGAGCAATTGCATCATACTAAATCTGCCGATTATACCGATCTGGAAATGCAAAACGGCAACATTTTCAATATAGTGAACAATAATCACGGTGGAAAGAAATCGAAGAGCAAAAGCACCGACGATATGAGAATCGAGAACGCGCAAAACGGTGGTATCAGTTTAGATTCGAACACTCTGAAGAGAATGCTGAAACCTATGTCGAGTATCGACAGTCCCGTTACGTCGCCCGAGATGACCAGAAAGAGGCATAGTCATCACAGTTATCATTATCATCCGAGCAATAATAATCAGAAGTACGTTATGCAGGAGACCGATAACGAGAACTATGCACATCCCTATCGAGCCCCGCCGTATACCAACAAGTTCCAGGCTTCTAGGAGCGTGCACGACATCGGACGCCAATATGCTG GCGGCAGAGGCAGGACCTATTTGGATTCGGAACGTAATCGGTGCACGGGTGACGTGTCGCCGCCATCGGATAATGTCATTTTCGATAATCAGTGTTACGCCACTACGCCAAGTTCGTCGAACGGTAATTCGGACATGGAACAACCGACTCACTGCAATTCGCGTCGTTGCAACGGTGGCCAGACATATCAACAACAGAGTATGCAATCCGTCTCGACACCCGGCAGTCCTACCAGCAGACTTCTTCTCGAATACGAGATGCATTTAAGGAACACGTTGGCTCAAGGTATGGATGCCGAGAGCTACAGTTTGCGTACCTTCGAGGCGCTTCTCACTCAAAGTATGGAAAACTTGG AGTTCGCGGAGAACATACCGTCGAACGTGCAACGCACACCTCACGTTTCGCGAAGGC GCTCCGTTTCCAACAAGTCGTCCACGTTACCGTTATCCTATCGCTATTGCAACGAAAGGCAAAACAGTAAAGACAGGGACGGTTATTATAGCGATCGCAACGAAATAATACGTGAAAAAAGGGAAagggacagagaaagagagagagaaagggaaagagaaagagacatCGATCGAGATCGTGGTTACCTCAGCGATTACAATTCCAG ATGCGCGAGCTGTATCGGAGAATCGGCACGTGCCCAGTGGTTTCGGCATTCCGACGGATGGCAGTCGGGCAGTTCGACTCTCGGTTCTGGCGCTTCGAGTTCGATAAATCCCAGTTATTCGGGACATAAACGAGAATCTCCGTGGGATTCTTTGCCATCGTTGAGACACGAAGGCAGCTTGAACGACAGCGGATACAAATCGAATCGGACCGATTCTCTGGAACAAAG GGGTACTTTCGACAGACAAGACAGCGTCAGGTCGGATTACATGTCCGACAGAGACGGTAGATACGGAATCGTTCAACAAGCTTCTCTGGAGAGTACGGACTCGAGACTATGCTACTTGACGTCTTCGGAG ATGTCGGACGACGACAGAATGTCGCTAACTACCGCCGtcagcgacgacgacgacggcgaaAGCGTTATAAACTCACCGTACCGGGGAAAACAAACTGGCACGGCTGCAGCTTCGTTTAACTGTACAGGAGCGGTTCGAAAGGCTGG ATTTCTGAGCGTGAAGAAATGGTTGCTGAGGAAGAAGCATCAGATCGAACTGGCGAGGAAAAGAGGCTGGAAAGGCTATTGGGTTTGTCTGAAGGGAACCACGCTTCTCTTTTATCCGTGCGATTCGCAAGAGAGCAGAGCCATGGAAGCCGCACCGAAGCATTTGATCATAGTGGACGGCGCGATAATGCAACCGATCCCGGAACATCCGAAAAGAGATTACATATTTTGCTTGAGCACGGCTTTCGGCGACGCTTACTTGTTCCAA GCGCCGTGTCAGGTGGAACTCGAAAATTGGGTGAACAGTATACATTCGGCTTGCGCGGCGGCATTCGCGCGCCACCGTGGTAAAACCGGGACGCTTCATTTGCTGCAAGAGGAGATATTTCGTTTGGAGAAGGCGATCGAATCG GATCACAAGTTAAAGCACATGGCGGATCTTCAGCAGTCCGTCGTGTCCGATGCGGAAACGAAGCAACAAATCAACAATCAGATTGTTCAGTGGGAAGAGAATTTGGAGCGATTACACTGCGAACAATTTCGACTCAGATGTTACATGGCTAGTCTTCAAAGTGGCGAATTACCTAATCCAAAA AGTTTATTGACGCACGTGTCTCGCGCTACGAAGCAAACGTTGAATAAACTAGGAGTCTTCACGGTGTCGTCCTTCCACGCTTTCATATGCGCTCGAAGTCCTTCGTTGCTGAACAATTTGCTGGCAGGACGCGGAGCTACCAAAAGAAGACCACCGTTGCTCTCGAGATCCAACAGTGGATCGAGCAGAAGATCGCTTCAAATTTCTTCCAGAGACGACGAGAAGACCGTGAAAGTATGCGTACCGGAGAATCAG CTGGTGTCTGTATTTTTACGCGACGCTATGACGGTCGAGGAATTCCTTGCAAGCGCTTGCAATCGAAAGAATCTAAATCCGATGGAACATTTCGTTCGCGTAAAGAAACGTCGAGACATGGAAGATCACAACTATTTCGTACCGCATAGAACCGATTTGATAGAAACCTAC TTGCATACGCATGAAATCGTTGAAGTTTGCGCGAAAATCTTGTATCAAGTAGAATTACAGAGGAACACCCTTGAGCAAATGTGGGGCTTTTCCGTGGAAGCAGAGCTCATCGAGAATTCGGATAGGCAAGACGAACTGTGTTGTTACGTTAGCAGAGTCGAAGATAAAAGCGTGGCGATGCAAAACG ACGAAGGGAATCAAGCTTTACAAGAGTTCCTGCAAGCAAGAAATCCGAGGCAACAACACTCGTCGACCTTGGAGTCGTACTTGATTAAACCTATTCAGAGGATAGTCAAGTATCCTTTGCTTCTGCAACAGCTTGGAAATCTGACCGACGAACGAAGCGAAGAACGACAACATTTGATCG AGGCTTTCAAGGGTATGGAAAAAGTGGCGGAACACATAAACGAGATGCAAAGAATTCACGAAGAATACGGAGCTATTTTCGACCACTTGTTCAGACAACATCAAAAATCTTGCAAACAG CCGATCGATTTAAGTCCAGGAGATTTGTTATATTACGGAGGCGTCGACTGGCTAAATATTTCCGACTTTCtcggtaaaataaaaaaaggtcTCGAGTTACACGCGATGTGTTTCGTTTTCAAATCGGCTGTCGTCTTTCTCTGCAAAGAAAGATTGAGGCAAAAGAAGAAGTTGATG GGAGTTTCGATGAAAGCGAATTCCAGCGAAGTAGAAATAATTCGCTATCAAGTATTGATTCCTGTGACGGAAGTTCAGGTTAGAGCTAGCTCGGCCAAGGACATGGAATCTCATTTTTTGTGGGAATTGATTCACTTACGAAGTCAATTACAGAGGAGATCGGAGAAAGTATACGTGCTATCGAACAG CACGACGGAATTTCGAAACGCGTTTCTAAGAACGATTCGTCAAATTATTCGGGAATCGGTTCGAAACATGAGCATACCGTCGACCAGACAGAATTTGAGTCAGCCACCGATCACGATTTCACCGCGAATGTCGACCGGACACGTGGAGAAATTCGAAAAACAGACGACGAGTCAAGGACAGAGCAACGGTGGAAATACGACGGGTGGCGGGGTATCGGTGTCGGTGGCCCCGTCGGTAGTAACGTCGTCGAAGAAAACGGTGAAGCCACAATTACTACCGACCTCGCACAACATCAAAAGAAAATACAGTCAATCGAAACAGACGATGGAACACGAAAGTTCCGAGGACAAGGACGCGGAGGACTCGAACACGGTGAATCAACAGCAAACCGTCTTCCGTTCCAGGAGCAAAACCATAAGCGACACGTCCG GAGAGGTAAAGGTCGAAATGGATTCGGGAACAAAGTCCGAAGGCGAAGAAGACTCGCAAGCTTTTTTAGGTGAGAAGAAGGCGAACTTGGGTCGCACTCCGAATCATTTGACTTTGAGCACCACTTCGACAATTTCAGCAGGAAGTACGGGTAGTCAAGCCAGATTGATCCAGTCTTCCCACCAACCGGAAAATTATCAACCGATTACCGTGAAAGAACTCG GTTCGCCGATTTGGAAACCACGGGAACTACCTTCGTTAGGAGAGTCAACGACGTTGCCGCGTAAGGGTAAGTCGGCCAGCGAGTTTGGAGACATAACGTCGTCCCATAGCGCATCCCGAAAGTCTCTGATAGAAATCAATAATTGTGCTCAACAATCTAACTGTAATAACCACGTTTAA